The Podospora pseudopauciseta strain CBS 411.78 chromosome 2 map unlocalized CBS411.78m_2, whole genome shotgun sequence genome has a window encoding:
- the CEX1 gene encoding Nuclear aminoacylation-dependent tRNA export pathway component (COG:T; EggNog:ENOG503NV55), whose amino-acid sequence MDFLKSAVASAMAAKGPPFPYNFGDKVDLDPSIWTLYNGTRREDGSDCSIFSFEIAANRSALPLARNALKKLRTLRHPGVVKVLDTVESETYIYIATERLVPLRWHVKRKSLSPETAKWGLYSIARTVKFINDEASSVHGNLKVASVYTTESGEWKLGGFEVLSNVKDDEAVIYTYGSLVPDSGRYTPPELAKSGWDAIKRNPHSAVDAYNFGALIFEIFNGSFSSDQAGQTKNIPPSLHPSYKRLANPNPKARLTVAHFLEQGRRNGSFFDTPLIKLTEGVENLGVKTEEEREAFLDDLDQLTDDFPEDFFKMKVLPELLKSVEFGGGGPKAFGLVMKIATKSSNEDFDAKVLPVLLRLFGNPDRAIRVCLLDNLPLMIDRLSQKIVNDKIFPQIVTGFTDVAPVVREQTLKSVLTIITKLSDRTINGELLKYLAKTANDEQPGIRTNTTICLGKIAKYLGTSSRSKVLIAAFSRSLRDPFIHARNAALMALSVTSEHFSDEDCATRVLPAICPSLIDKEKLIRDQAVKTLDVYVQRIKKAVESMPETALPPESAISGNPRMGTPQAEAAAGWAGWAISSFTNKLSAAAGDITSSNGASSVPASSSAPPSRPSTAAPITSNSSASPLHRQTVKSPPPSAPLTRNPSTTGELFFPEDDNNDDGADFDAWGDMGDMDDDDTSTPNKMTASISSNQLNDNTFAEPSSSKKKSAVTTTASSKPFDDGSEPDFAGWLAQQAEKKKGGVLGGSKALPKGLGKTTTATTAKKTTVPVKSKPVVVKKIDTKPKDDDGDDGWGGW is encoded by the exons ATGGACTTTCTCAAATCCGCCGTCGCTTCAGCGATGGCAGCGAAGGGACCGCCATTCCCCTATAATTTTGGCGATAAAGTCGACCTTGACCCCTCTATATGGACTCTGTACAATGGCACTCGGCGG GAAGATGGTTCCGATTGCAGTATCTTCTCATTCGAAATCGCTGCGAATCGATCCGCCCTCCCTCTCGCCAGAAATGCGCTGAAGAAGCTCCGAACACTACGACACCCGGGTGTAGTAAAGGTGCTAGATACAGTCGAG TCAGAGACGTATATATACATCGCAACGGAACGCCTAGTACCTCTGCGGTGGCACGTTAAACGAAAGAGTCTAAGTCCTGAGACGGCGAAATGGGGTCTTTACAGCATCGCG CGAACCGTCAAATTTATCAATGATGAGGCCTCGTCAGTCCATGGCAACTTAAAGGTCGCTTCTGTTTACACAACAGAAAGTGGCGAGTGGAAGCTTGGTGGTTTTGAGGTTTTGAGTAATGTTAAAGATGACGAGGCTGTGATCTAT ACATATGGCAGTCTTGTCCCAGACTCAGGACGGTATACACCACCTGAGCTAGCAAAATCGGGATGGGATGCGATCAAGCGCAATCCTCACTCTGCTGTAGATGCGTACAACTTCGGTGCGCTGATCTTCGAGATTTTCAATGGCAGTTTCAGCAGTGACCAGGCTGGGCAGACGAAGAATATACCGCCCAGTCTTCACCCAAGCTATAAGCGTCTCGCCAACCCAAATCCCAAGGCCAGACTCACAGTGGCTCACTTCCTTGAACAAGGCCGTCGAAATGGGTCGTTCTTCGACACGCCTCTAATCAAACTAACCGAGGGAGTTGAGAATCTCGGGGtgaagacggaggaggaaagagaaGCGTTTCTTGA TGATCTCGATCAGCTCACCGATGATTTTCCGGAGGACTTTTTCAAAATGAAAGTTTTGCCAGAGCTATTGAAATCAGTGGAATTTGGAGGCGGCGGTCCCAAAGCCTTCGGACTCGTCATGAAAATCGCCACGAAGTCATCGAATGAGGATTTTGACGCCAAGGTCCTTCCCGTGCTTCTTCGACTATTTGGGAACCCTGACAGGGCTATCAGGGTGTGCTTACTTGACAATTTGCCCCTCATGATTGACAGGCTCTCGCAAAAAATAGTCAATGACAAGATCTTTCCACAAATA GTTACGGGGTTCACAGATGTAGCACCAGTTGTCAGAGAACAGACACTCAAGTCTGTCCTAacaatcatcaccaaactTTCCGACAGAACTATCAACGGCGAATTGCTAAAGTACTTGGCCAAAACAGCCAATGACGAGCAGCCCGGTATTCGCACAAATACTACGATTTGTCTTGGGAAAATTGCCAAGTATCTGGGGACTTCTTCCCGTTCCAAGGTTCTCATAGCGGCCTTTAGTCGCTCACTTCGCGATCCATTCATTCATGCTCGAAACGCTGCCCTGATGGCTCTGTCTGTCACATCGGAGCACTTCTCCGACGAAGACTGCGCGACTCGCGTTCTTCCAGCCATCTGCCCGTCGCTCATCGACAAGGAGAAGCTTATTCGAGACCAAGCAGTCAAGACACTGGACGTGTACGTCCAAAGGATCAAGAAGGCAGTCGAAAGCATGCCCGAGACAGCTCTACCACCAGAAAGCGCGATCTCTGGGAACCCCAGGATGGGCACACCCCAAGCAGAGGCAGCAGCCGGCTGGGCAGGCTGGGCCATTTCGTCTTTTACAAACAAGCTCTCCGCTGCAGCAGGGGATATTACTTCCTCCAACGGGGCATCCTCTGTCCCAGCTTCCTCGtctgctcctccctcgcGCCCATCAACAGCAGCTCCCATCACGTCCAACTCCTCTGCCTCGCCACTCCACCGGCAAACAGTTaaatcccctcctccatcagcaCCCCTCACCCGAAACCCATCGACAACAGGTGAGTTGTTTTTCCCAGaggacgacaacaacgatgATGGTGCCGACTTTGACGCGTGGGGTGATATGGGCGACATGGACGACGATGATACATCCACTCCGAACAAGATGACTGCCTCGATATCGAGCAATCAGTTAAACGACAATACGTTTGCGgagccatcatcgtcaaagAAGAAATCTGCAGTAACGACAACGGCGTCAAGTAAACCGTTTGATGATGGCTCGGAGCCAGATTTCGCGGGGTGGTTGGCGCAgcaggcggagaagaagaagggaggagtgttgggggggagtaAAGCTTTGCCGAAGGGGTTGGGTAAAACTACCACTGCGACGACAGCAAAGAAGACGACAGTGCCAGTGAAGAGTAAGCCAGttgtggtgaagaagattgataccaagcccaaggatgatgatggggacgaTGGGTGGGGTGGATGGTGA